The following coding sequences lie in one Halorhodospira halophila genomic window:
- the nusB gene encoding transcription antitermination factor NusB codes for MAASGEGKRRSRARSKLVQALYQYAVTGASAEDIERQFLAAGLGDIDVAYFRELIYAITDRAAELDEQLSALLDRPLAQLDPVERSILRLGAYELSERLEVPYRVVIDESVELARRFGADQSHRYINGVLDRFGATVGLRAAERGERKPGRGNRQ; via the coding sequence ATGGCGGCTTCAGGCGAAGGCAAGCGCCGCTCCCGGGCGCGTTCCAAGCTCGTCCAGGCGCTCTACCAGTACGCGGTCACCGGCGCGTCGGCCGAGGACATCGAGCGGCAGTTCCTCGCCGCCGGCCTCGGTGACATCGACGTGGCCTACTTCCGCGAACTGATCTACGCCATCACGGACCGTGCTGCGGAGCTCGACGAGCAGCTTTCGGCGCTGCTCGACCGGCCCCTGGCGCAGCTCGATCCGGTGGAGCGCTCGATCCTGCGCCTCGGCGCCTACGAGCTGTCCGAGCGCCTGGAGGTGCCCTACCGCGTGGTCATCGACGAATCGGTGGAGCTGGCGCGCCGCTTCGGCGCCGACCAGTCGCACCGTTACATCAACGGCGTGCTCGACCGCTTCGGCGCCACCGTGGGGCTGCGCGCCGCCGAGCGGGGCGAGCGCAAACCCGGGCGAGGGAATCGGCAGTGA
- the miaB gene encoding tRNA (N6-isopentenyl adenosine(37)-C2)-methylthiotransferase MiaB, with translation MSERVYVETQGCQMNDYDAERLVDVLVSQAGAHRVERPEEADLLLLNTCSVREKAQEKVFSQLGRWRRYKQENPSVLIGVGGCVASQEGAEILRRAPFVDLVFGPQTLHRLPQMLARRRAGGGAQVDTDFPEIEKFDHLPQPRAEGPTAYVSVMEGCSKYCSFCVVPYTRGDEISRPVADVLAEVRSLAGQGVREVNLLGQNVNAYAGALDDGEPADLGLLIEAVARIPGIDRIRFTTSHPAEFHSGLIDAYREVPELADFLHLPVQSGSDLILKLMKRGHDAAAYEALIEEIRAVRPGLVLATDLIVGFPGETEAEFEETLALVDRVGFDGGAFSFVYSPRPGTPAAELHDGVPEADKRAWLQRLQARLHDQQSAAARALLGTKQSVLIDGPSRRDPSELCGRTSGNRVVNFPGDPSWIGRFAEVEITDARTHSLRGRVVSVEEQAMHAAVGAGG, from the coding sequence GTGAGCGAGCGCGTCTATGTAGAGACTCAGGGCTGCCAGATGAACGACTACGACGCCGAGCGTCTGGTCGACGTGCTGGTCAGCCAGGCCGGCGCCCACCGGGTCGAGCGCCCCGAAGAGGCCGACCTGCTGCTGCTCAATACCTGCTCGGTGCGCGAGAAGGCTCAAGAGAAAGTCTTCTCGCAGCTCGGCCGCTGGCGGCGCTACAAGCAGGAAAACCCCTCGGTGCTGATCGGCGTCGGCGGCTGTGTGGCCAGCCAGGAGGGGGCCGAGATCCTGCGCCGCGCACCCTTCGTCGACCTGGTCTTCGGGCCGCAGACCCTGCACCGGCTGCCGCAGATGCTGGCGCGCCGGCGCGCCGGCGGGGGCGCACAGGTCGACACGGACTTCCCCGAGATCGAGAAGTTCGACCACCTGCCGCAGCCGCGGGCCGAGGGGCCTACCGCGTATGTCTCGGTGATGGAGGGGTGCAGCAAGTATTGCTCCTTCTGTGTGGTGCCTTACACCCGGGGCGACGAGATCAGTCGGCCGGTGGCCGACGTCCTCGCCGAGGTGCGCAGCCTCGCCGGGCAGGGGGTGCGCGAGGTCAACCTGCTCGGGCAGAACGTCAACGCCTACGCCGGCGCCCTCGACGACGGCGAGCCGGCCGATCTGGGCCTGCTCATCGAGGCGGTGGCGCGGATCCCGGGAATCGACCGCATCCGGTTCACCACCTCGCACCCGGCGGAGTTCCATAGCGGGCTCATCGACGCCTACCGCGAGGTACCCGAGCTGGCCGATTTTCTCCACCTGCCGGTGCAGAGCGGCTCAGACCTCATCCTCAAGCTCATGAAGCGCGGCCACGATGCTGCCGCCTACGAGGCACTGATCGAGGAGATCCGCGCCGTCCGTCCCGGGCTGGTGCTCGCCACCGACCTGATCGTCGGCTTCCCCGGTGAGACCGAGGCCGAGTTCGAAGAGACCCTGGCCCTGGTCGATCGCGTCGGTTTCGACGGCGGCGCTTTTAGCTTTGTCTACAGCCCGCGGCCGGGGACGCCGGCTGCGGAGCTCCACGACGGGGTCCCCGAGGCCGACAAGCGCGCCTGGCTGCAGCGCCTGCAGGCTCGCCTGCACGACCAGCAGAGTGCCGCCGCCCGTGCACTGCTCGGCACCAAGCAGTCGGTGCTGATCGACGGTCCGTCCCGGCGTGACCCGAGCGAGCTCTGTGGCCGCACCTCGGGCAACCGGGTGGTGAACTTCCCGGGTGATCCGTCGTGGATCGGCCGCTTTGCCGAAGTTGAGATCACCGACGCGCGCACCCACTCACTGCGGGGGCGCGTCGTCTCTGTGGAGGAACAAGCCATGCACGCAGCAGTCGGCGCAGGCGGGTGA
- the ybeY gene encoding rRNA maturation RNase YbeY — MSEFELAFQHVAGTPAPDTAQVQRWLAPVLDAHGRGGELTVRIVDEDESRALNHAYRGRDKPTNVLSFPCELPPGLPPEAAEILGDLVLCAPVVAQEAREQGKPEADHWAHMVVHGALHLLGYDHEEPAQAERMEAEERRLLAALGVPDPYLER; from the coding sequence GTGAGCGAGTTCGAGCTGGCCTTCCAGCACGTCGCCGGGACGCCGGCGCCGGACACCGCGCAGGTGCAGCGCTGGCTTGCGCCGGTGCTCGATGCGCATGGTCGCGGCGGCGAACTCACCGTGCGCATCGTCGACGAGGACGAGTCCCGGGCGCTCAACCACGCCTATCGCGGGCGCGACAAGCCCACCAACGTGCTTTCCTTCCCCTGCGAGCTACCGCCGGGCCTGCCTCCCGAAGCGGCAGAGATCCTCGGCGATCTGGTCCTCTGCGCCCCGGTGGTGGCCCAAGAGGCCCGCGAACAGGGCAAACCGGAGGCGGACCACTGGGCGCACATGGTGGTCCACGGGGCCCTGCATCTGCTGGGCTACGATCACGAGGAGCCGGCGCAGGCCGAGCGGATGGAGGCCGAGGAGCGGCGCCTCCTCGCCGCGCTTGGGGTGCCGGACCCCTATCTAGAGCGTTGA
- a CDS encoding PhoH family protein: MSDRPQAIDLELTPADNERLARLCGQFDENLRQLERRLAVEIQNQGHRFRVIGEDTAVRVTRQVLEELYEAAAAQHLEPEDVHLYLQQARLQELHEEAGQPDEEADGEANSEASAPAQRRRDERDEEAAAIRTRKTVVRGRGPGQRAYVQRIRDNDLSFGIGPAGTGKTFLAVACAVEALEAEEVRRVVLVRPAVEAGERLGFLPGDMAQKVDPYLRPLYDALFEMLGFERVSRLIERNVIEVAPLAFMRGRTLNHAFVILDEAQNATVEQMKMFLTRIGFGSTAVVTGDVTQIDLPPDKPSGLRDAVEVLHEVDGVSFTFFAASDVVRHPLVQRIVEAYDSRSRQIGGQGTGKGRK; this comes from the coding sequence GTGAGCGACCGGCCGCAAGCTATCGACCTCGAGCTGACCCCGGCCGACAACGAACGACTGGCACGGCTGTGCGGGCAGTTCGACGAGAACCTCCGCCAGCTCGAACGGCGCCTGGCGGTCGAGATCCAGAACCAGGGGCATCGCTTCCGTGTCATCGGCGAGGACACGGCGGTGCGCGTCACCCGGCAGGTGCTTGAGGAACTCTACGAGGCCGCTGCCGCGCAGCACCTCGAGCCGGAGGACGTGCACCTCTATCTGCAGCAGGCGCGGCTGCAGGAGCTCCACGAAGAGGCCGGGCAGCCGGACGAGGAGGCCGATGGGGAGGCCAATAGCGAAGCCAGCGCGCCGGCGCAGCGGCGGCGCGACGAGCGCGACGAAGAGGCGGCGGCGATCCGCACCCGCAAGACCGTCGTGCGCGGTCGCGGCCCCGGGCAGCGGGCCTACGTGCAGCGCATCCGCGACAACGACCTGAGCTTCGGCATCGGTCCCGCCGGCACCGGCAAGACCTTCCTCGCGGTGGCGTGCGCCGTCGAGGCCCTGGAGGCCGAGGAAGTGCGCCGGGTGGTCCTGGTGCGCCCGGCGGTGGAGGCCGGTGAGCGCCTCGGCTTCCTGCCCGGTGACATGGCGCAGAAGGTCGATCCGTACCTGCGGCCGCTTTACGACGCCCTGTTCGAGATGCTCGGCTTCGAACGGGTCAGCCGGCTGATCGAGCGCAACGTCATCGAGGTCGCGCCCCTGGCGTTCATGCGCGGGCGCACCCTGAATCACGCCTTCGTGATCCTCGACGAGGCGCAGAATGCCACCGTCGAGCAGATGAAGATGTTCCTCACGCGCATCGGCTTCGGCTCCACAGCCGTGGTCACCGGCGATGTCACCCAGATCGACCTGCCGCCGGATAAGCCCTCCGGGCTGCGCGATGCGGTCGAGGTGCTCCACGAGGTGGATGGCGTCAGCTTCACCTTCTTCGCCGCCTCGGATGTCGTCCGCCACCCGCTGGTGCAGCGCATCGTCGAGGCGTACGATTCGCGGAGTCGCCAGATCGGCGGTCAGGGTACGGGCAAGGGACGCAAGTGA
- a CDS encoding HlyC/CorC family transporter — translation MPDGEANSSSGAGESVSWRDRLRRLVTQPEPRSRDELVEHLRRSQSLGLLDADALSMIEGVLHVSELQARDIMIPRSQVTTVARDAEPRDLLPTIVRTGYSRFPVTGESKDDVIGILLAKDLLRLFHEEGHNGFRLREVLRPVLFIPESKRLDALLKQFRESRNHMSVVVDEYGGLAGIVTIEDVIEQIVGEIDDEHDFDEDAPILARDDGSWIVKAVTPIEAFNEALSAGLKEDDLDTVGGLVAQRFGHVPCRGERIVFAGFEFRVLRADQRRIHLLRVMPVGSEGDDDG, via the coding sequence ATGCCCGACGGAGAAGCGAACAGTAGCAGCGGCGCTGGCGAGAGCGTCTCGTGGCGCGATCGCCTGCGCCGGCTGGTGACCCAGCCCGAACCTCGCTCGCGGGACGAGCTGGTCGAGCACCTGCGCCGCAGCCAGTCGCTCGGTCTGCTCGACGCCGACGCCCTGTCCATGATCGAGGGCGTGCTCCATGTTTCCGAGCTCCAGGCCCGCGATATCATGATCCCCCGCTCCCAGGTCACCACTGTGGCCCGGGATGCCGAGCCGCGCGACCTGCTGCCGACCATCGTGCGCACCGGCTACTCGCGTTTCCCGGTCACCGGCGAGAGCAAGGACGACGTCATCGGGATCCTCCTGGCCAAGGACCTGCTGCGCCTCTTCCACGAGGAGGGGCACAACGGCTTCCGGCTGCGCGAGGTCCTGCGCCCGGTGCTGTTCATCCCCGAGAGCAAGCGGCTCGATGCGCTGCTCAAGCAGTTCCGCGAGAGCCGCAACCACATGTCCGTGGTGGTCGACGAGTATGGCGGTCTGGCCGGGATCGTCACCATCGAGGACGTGATCGAGCAGATTGTCGGCGAGATCGACGACGAGCACGACTTCGATGAGGATGCCCCCATCCTGGCCCGTGACGACGGCAGCTGGATCGTCAAGGCGGTCACGCCCATCGAGGCGTTCAACGAGGCCCTCTCCGCCGGACTCAAGGAGGACGACCTCGACACCGTCGGCGGCCTGGTGGCGCAGCGCTTCGGACACGTGCCGTGCCGCGGCGAGCGCATCGTCTTCGCCGGTTTCGAGTTCCGCGTCCTGCGCGCCGATCAGCGCCGCATCCACCTGCTGCGGGTCATGCCCGTGGGGAGCGAGGGCGATGACGACGGCTGA
- the lnt gene encoding apolipoprotein N-acyltransferase, producing MTTAERLAAGRAGVFAAGLAGAGLPLAFAPLDWALLAVLAPAVLFAVAALAPRRRALQAGYAFGLGQFGVGVSWVFVSINDYGGAGPALSGLVTVVFVAFMALFPMLAVALGRGLGRGPGLRLLVTLPAAWVAVEWLRTWLFTGFPWLFVGYAALDTPLAGLAPVIGVLGLSALLVLFAGAAAWLVTAPGWRRGASVAALAVAAVAAGLAADRPWTEAQGEPVRAALIQGNFSQDIKWDPVQLERIQSRYAELTAEHAGADLVVWPETAIPRRFDTVQPYLEQVAERVREAGGTLVLGIPYREWAPDGGQLHNSVVVLGEQRDVYHKRHLVPYGEYVPFRDLFGRSLDFLGAPMADYSPGPRPEPLAVDDRLRLGATVCYEVAYPVAVRRTAGAVDLLVNVSNDAWFGDSLAPHQHLQKARMRAAEAGRWMLRATNTGITAVIGPDGGVVERRAQFEVATLVTEVERRSGVTPYARIGDGPLLGLLAAALVLPGGLRWYARRRRASAAD from the coding sequence ATGACGACGGCTGAGCGTCTCGCTGCCGGGCGCGCCGGGGTGTTCGCCGCTGGCCTGGCCGGAGCCGGGCTGCCGCTGGCCTTCGCGCCGCTGGACTGGGCGCTGCTGGCGGTGCTCGCCCCGGCGGTGCTCTTTGCCGTGGCCGCGCTGGCACCGCGTCGGCGCGCCCTGCAGGCCGGCTACGCCTTCGGTCTGGGGCAGTTCGGCGTCGGCGTCTCCTGGGTGTTCGTCAGCATCAATGACTACGGCGGTGCCGGTCCGGCGCTCTCGGGGCTGGTCACCGTGGTGTTCGTCGCCTTTATGGCGCTGTTCCCCATGCTGGCGGTGGCCCTCGGGCGCGGTTTGGGGCGCGGCCCCGGGCTGCGCCTGCTGGTCACCCTGCCGGCGGCGTGGGTGGCGGTGGAGTGGCTGCGTACCTGGCTGTTCACCGGGTTCCCGTGGCTGTTCGTCGGCTACGCCGCCCTGGACACGCCGCTGGCCGGGCTGGCGCCGGTGATCGGTGTGCTCGGGCTGAGCGCCCTGCTGGTGTTGTTCGCCGGCGCCGCGGCGTGGCTGGTGACGGCCCCCGGGTGGCGGCGCGGGGCGAGCGTGGCGGCGCTGGCTGTGGCGGCGGTCGCCGCCGGGTTGGCAGCGGACCGGCCGTGGACCGAGGCCCAAGGCGAGCCGGTGCGCGCGGCGCTGATCCAGGGCAACTTCAGTCAGGACATCAAGTGGGACCCGGTGCAGCTCGAGCGCATCCAGAGCCGCTACGCTGAGCTGACCGCCGAGCACGCCGGGGCGGACCTGGTGGTCTGGCCGGAGACCGCCATACCGCGTCGCTTCGATACGGTACAGCCGTACCTGGAGCAGGTCGCCGAGCGGGTCCGCGAGGCCGGGGGGACGCTGGTGCTCGGCATCCCCTACCGGGAGTGGGCTCCGGACGGCGGGCAGTTGCACAACAGCGTGGTGGTCCTCGGCGAGCAGCGCGATGTCTACCACAAGCGCCACTTGGTCCCCTACGGCGAGTATGTCCCGTTCCGCGATCTCTTTGGTCGGAGCCTCGACTTCCTCGGCGCCCCGATGGCTGACTACAGCCCCGGGCCGCGCCCGGAGCCGCTGGCCGTCGATGATCGCCTGCGCCTGGGCGCCACGGTCTGCTATGAGGTGGCCTACCCCGTCGCCGTGCGGCGCACGGCGGGCGCGGTGGATCTGCTGGTGAACGTCAGCAACGACGCTTGGTTTGGCGATTCGTTGGCGCCCCATCAGCACCTGCAGAAGGCGCGCATGCGCGCGGCCGAGGCCGGGCGCTGGATGCTGCGCGCCACCAACACCGGGATCACCGCGGTGATCGGTCCCGACGGTGGGGTGGTGGAGCGACGGGCGCAGTTCGAGGTGGCCACCCTGGTTACCGAGGTGGAGCGGCGCAGCGGCGTCACCCCCTACGCCCGCATCGGCGATGGACCGCTGCTCGGGCTGCTCGCCGCCGCGCTGGTGCTGCCCGGTGGGCTGCGCTGGTACGCCCGGCGCCGGCGGGCCTCAGCCGCCGACTGA
- the thiL gene encoding thiamine-phosphate kinase encodes MIGGGEAALIQRYFHDLTAQRDGVALGVGDDAALLHTDTGLLAACCDTLVEDIHFPGDIPPEALGHRVLAVNLSDLAAVGARPAWALLSLTLPEKDPQWLERFSAGFKALADRHGVALVGGDTTHGPLSVSVTALGSVAGEHGLRRGGARPGDGIWVTGTLGDAALGLELWLEREEATPLAGDPAYLAGRLFRPEPRVAAGTALLGRASAAIDVSDGLAADLSRVLDESGVGGTLELEALPRSQAFIDERGDLRHLLHGGDDYELCFTLPVEREDEMACLREHAATPVTRIGTVEETPGLRGVDAGGVVCALDPGGYDHFAEGS; translated from the coding sequence GTGATCGGCGGAGGCGAGGCAGCGCTCATCCAGCGCTATTTCCACGACCTGACCGCGCAGCGTGACGGGGTCGCGCTCGGGGTCGGCGACGACGCGGCCCTGCTGCACACCGACACCGGCCTGCTGGCCGCCTGCTGCGACACCCTGGTCGAGGACATTCACTTTCCCGGGGACATCCCGCCGGAGGCGTTGGGCCACCGGGTGCTGGCGGTCAATCTCAGCGATCTGGCCGCCGTCGGTGCCCGGCCGGCCTGGGCCCTGCTCTCCCTGACCCTGCCCGAGAAGGATCCGCAGTGGCTAGAGCGTTTCAGCGCTGGCTTCAAGGCGCTGGCCGACCGTCACGGGGTGGCCCTGGTCGGGGGTGACACCACCCACGGACCGCTGTCGGTGTCGGTCACCGCCCTCGGCTCGGTCGCCGGCGAGCACGGCCTGCGTCGCGGCGGTGCCCGGCCCGGTGACGGCATCTGGGTCACCGGCACCCTGGGGGATGCGGCCCTCGGCCTGGAGCTGTGGCTCGAGCGCGAGGAGGCGACGCCCCTGGCCGGCGACCCCGCCTACCTGGCTGGGCGGCTGTTCCGGCCCGAGCCGCGGGTGGCGGCCGGGACGGCCCTGCTCGGCCGGGCGAGTGCGGCCATCGACGTCTCCGACGGGCTGGCCGCCGACCTGTCGCGGGTGCTCGACGAGAGCGGTGTTGGGGGCACTCTGGAGCTGGAGGCGCTGCCCCGCTCCCAGGCCTTCATCGACGAGCGCGGGGATCTGCGCCACCTGCTCCACGGCGGCGATGACTACGAGCTCTGCTTCACCTTGCCGGTGGAGCGCGAGGATGAGATGGCTTGCCTGCGCGAGCATGCCGCCACCCCGGTGACGCGCATCGGCACGGTCGAGGAGACGCCCGGGCTGCGCGGCGTGGACGCCGGCGGGGTGGTCTGCGCCCTGGATCCCGGCGGCTACGACCACTTCGCGGAGGGCTCTTGA
- a CDS encoding phosphatidylglycerophosphatase A family protein produces MNTPFRLRRPLHWLATAGGLGLAPRAPGTFGTLAALPLFALLYVAPLSLYLLVTLAVIVVGVWICGRAAEEAGVHDHPAIVWDEVGGYLVAALPLVTGFGVFSVWVDAALLFVLFRLFDALKPGPIRWLDRRLHGGLGIMADDVAAGAAAAALWYASVALFAPLAG; encoded by the coding sequence TTGAACACACCGTTCCGTCTGCGTAGACCCCTGCACTGGCTCGCTACCGCCGGCGGACTTGGCTTGGCACCGCGGGCGCCAGGGACGTTCGGCACGCTGGCGGCGCTGCCGCTGTTCGCGCTGCTCTATGTCGCACCGCTGAGCCTCTATCTGCTGGTCACCCTGGCGGTGATCGTCGTCGGCGTCTGGATCTGCGGCCGGGCGGCCGAGGAGGCCGGGGTCCACGACCACCCGGCCATTGTCTGGGACGAGGTGGGGGGCTACCTGGTGGCCGCATTGCCGCTGGTCACCGGCTTCGGGGTGTTTTCCGTGTGGGTGGACGCCGCGCTGCTGTTCGTGCTCTTCCGACTCTTCGACGCCCTCAAACCCGGCCCCATCCGCTGGCTCGACCGGCGCCTGCACGGCGGGCTGGGGATCATGGCCGACGACGTCGCCGCCGGCGCCGCCGCGGCGGCCCTGTGGTACGCCAGCGTGGCGCTGTTCGCGCCACTTGCCGGATGA
- the ribH gene encoding 6,7-dimethyl-8-ribityllumazine synthase codes for MQVTEGQLVALQDARFALVAARFNDLIVDRLIDGAADTLRRHGVPEEHLELIRVPGSFELPLAVQRVADAGRADAVIALGAVIRGGTDHHQYVAAECTKGVAQAMMGSGVPVSYGVLTVETVEQAIERAGTKAGNKGAEAALSALEMVDLMRQLEA; via the coding sequence ATGCAAGTAACCGAAGGACAACTCGTCGCGCTGCAGGACGCGCGGTTCGCCCTCGTGGCGGCGCGCTTCAACGATCTCATCGTCGATCGGCTGATCGACGGCGCCGCCGACACCCTGCGGCGCCACGGCGTCCCGGAGGAGCATCTGGAGCTGATCCGCGTGCCCGGTTCCTTCGAGCTGCCGCTGGCGGTCCAGCGCGTGGCCGACGCCGGTCGCGCTGATGCGGTGATTGCCCTCGGCGCCGTCATTCGCGGCGGCACCGACCACCACCAGTACGTGGCCGCCGAGTGCACCAAGGGCGTTGCCCAGGCCATGATGGGCTCCGGCGTGCCGGTCTCCTACGGGGTTCTCACCGTCGAGACCGTCGAGCAGGCCATTGAGCGCGCCGGGACCAAGGCCGGCAACAAGGGCGCCGAGGCGGCGCTCTCGGCCCTGGAGATGGTCGATCTGATGCGGCAGCTCGAGGCGTAA